In one window of Desulfonatronospira thiodismutans ASO3-1 DNA:
- the lepA gene encoding translation elongation factor 4: MVKQENIRNFSIIAHIDHGKSTLADRILELTGLLTDRDKKEQYLDRLELERERGITIKAQTVRIPYRARDGQDYILNLIDTPGHVDFSYEVSRSLAACDGALLVVDATQGVEAQTMANVYLALDHDLEIIPVLNKIDLPSADPLRIAEEIEEIVGLDCSDLSLVSAKTGEGVADLMEKIVHLTPAPRGKKDDPLKALIFDSWYDSYLGVMVLFRILDGSIQRGQEIMMFSNRKRFEVAKLGIFSPGPMDTDCLYTGEVGFLCAGIKDLKEARVGDTITNPARPADSPFPGFKRVQPMVFCGLYPVESEDYDGLKNALERLQLNDAALEFEAETSQALGFGFRCGFLGLLHMDVIQERLEREFQVSLIATAPSVVYKVHRVDGEVLEVDNPANLPPVQEIDEVREPYVRMEIHVPNEFVGNVLSLCEEKRGQQKDLRYLSSTRVIITYEIPFAEIVFDFFDRLKSVTKGYASLDYEVLDFRRADLVKMDILINQEPVDAMSVIVHREKAYHKGRSLALKLKRVIPRQLFEVIIQATIGNKVIARERTPPMRKNVTAKCYGGDITRKRKLLEKQKEGKRRMKKMGSVEIPQEAFLAALSSDD, from the coding sequence ATGGTAAAACAGGAAAATATTCGTAATTTCAGTATCATCGCGCATATAGACCACGGCAAGTCCACCCTGGCCGACAGAATACTGGAACTGACCGGTCTTTTGACTGACCGGGACAAAAAAGAGCAGTACCTGGACCGCCTGGAACTGGAGCGGGAAAGGGGCATTACCATAAAGGCCCAGACAGTGCGCATTCCATACCGGGCCAGGGACGGGCAGGACTACATTCTGAACCTGATAGATACCCCGGGCCACGTGGATTTTTCCTACGAGGTGTCCCGGAGCCTGGCGGCCTGCGACGGGGCACTGCTGGTGGTGGATGCTACCCAGGGGGTGGAGGCTCAGACCATGGCCAATGTCTATCTGGCCCTGGACCATGACCTGGAAATAATCCCGGTTCTGAACAAGATAGATCTGCCAAGTGCTGATCCCCTGCGCATAGCTGAAGAGATAGAGGAAATAGTGGGGCTGGACTGCTCCGATCTCTCTCTGGTCAGTGCCAAGACCGGGGAGGGCGTGGCGGACCTCATGGAAAAAATAGTCCACCTTACACCGGCTCCCAGGGGTAAAAAGGACGACCCCCTGAAAGCCCTTATCTTTGATTCCTGGTATGATTCCTACCTGGGAGTTATGGTGCTCTTTCGTATCCTGGACGGCAGTATCCAGCGGGGCCAGGAAATAATGATGTTTTCCAACAGGAAAAGGTTTGAAGTAGCCAAGCTGGGTATTTTTTCGCCAGGACCCATGGATACAGACTGCCTGTACACCGGGGAAGTGGGTTTTCTGTGCGCCGGCATCAAGGACCTCAAGGAGGCCCGGGTGGGAGATACCATCACCAACCCGGCGCGCCCTGCTGACAGCCCGTTTCCGGGATTCAAGAGGGTACAGCCCATGGTTTTCTGCGGGCTTTATCCTGTGGAATCCGAGGATTACGATGGCCTCAAGAACGCCCTGGAGCGGCTGCAGTTGAACGATGCTGCCCTGGAGTTTGAAGCCGAGACTTCCCAGGCCCTGGGGTTCGGTTTCAGGTGCGGATTTCTTGGTCTTTTGCACATGGATGTCATTCAGGAGAGGCTGGAGCGCGAGTTTCAGGTAAGCCTCATAGCCACTGCCCCTTCGGTTGTGTACAAGGTGCACAGGGTGGACGGAGAGGTGCTGGAAGTGGACAATCCGGCCAACTTGCCGCCGGTGCAGGAGATAGACGAGGTCCGGGAGCCTTATGTGCGCATGGAGATCCATGTGCCCAACGAATTCGTGGGTAACGTGCTGAGCCTTTGCGAGGAAAAGCGCGGCCAGCAGAAGGATCTGCGCTATCTCTCATCCACCCGGGTGATCATCACTTATGAGATACCTTTTGCCGAGATAGTTTTTGATTTTTTCGACCGGTTAAAGTCCGTTACGAAGGGATATGCCTCCCTGGATTATGAGGTCCTGGACTTTCGCCGGGCTGACCTGGTCAAGATGGACATACTCATAAACCAGGAACCCGTAGATGCCATGTCGGTCATTGTGCATCGGGAAAAAGCCTATCACAAAGGCCGCTCCCTGGCCCTCAAGCTCAAAAGGGTCATACCCAGGCAGCTTTTCGAGGTGATTATCCAGGCCACCATCGGCAACAAGGTGATTGCCAGGGAAAGAACTCCGCCCATGCGCAAAAACGTCACTGCCAAGTGTTACGGCGGCGACATAACCCGAAAGAGAAAGCTTCTGGAAAAGCAGAAGGAAGGCAAAAGGCGCATGAAAAAAATGGGCAGCGTGGAGATCCCCCAGGAGGCCTTTCTGGCGGCCCTGAGTTCAGACGACTAA
- a CDS encoding hydrogenase maturation protease: protein MDWSSMFDARVVVFGCGNTLYGDDGMGPLAIKALQDRGDLGQEVACIDAGTSIRPLLFDLILSDKHPEQVIIIDTTTDDDIKPGEVREIDISRVDPKKISDFSMHQFPTTNLLKELQETTDIKLSIIVVRAAHIPEKMQEGLSPEVQKALDEVQTKVLQLVNSEVQKL from the coding sequence ATGGACTGGTCTAGCATGTTTGATGCCAGAGTGGTGGTATTTGGTTGCGGCAATACCTTGTACGGTGATGACGGCATGGGGCCGCTGGCGATCAAGGCACTTCAGGACAGGGGGGATCTTGGTCAAGAAGTGGCCTGTATTGATGCGGGCACTTCCATAAGACCGCTTCTCTTTGACCTGATCCTGAGTGACAAGCATCCGGAACAGGTAATAATTATCGACACTACCACAGACGATGACATAAAGCCCGGTGAAGTCCGGGAAATAGACATCTCCCGGGTGGATCCCAAAAAGATTTCTGATTTTTCCATGCACCAGTTTCCCACCACCAATCTTTTAAAAGAGTTGCAGGAAACCACGGATATTAAGCTGAGCATCATCGTGGTCCGTGCCGCGCATATTCCGGAAAAAATGCAGGAGGGCTTAAGCCCCGAGGTGCAAAAGGCCCTGGACGAGGTGCAGACAAAAGTATTGCAACTGGTCAACAGTGAGGTTCAAAAGCTCTAA
- a CDS encoding nickel-dependent hydrogenase large subunit, which translates to MGKTLNIAPITRIEGHASVAVHLDDTGNVSDARLHVLSLRGFEQFVLGRPVEEVPRIVNRICGICPWQHHLASNKAADECLGLELPPTGRKLRELCQMMAYIPDKILHFYFLAAPDFVLGPDSDYSVRNVVGIVGANPELAKKVVHMRYKGQMMLEKFAGKVIHPIAGVVGGFSKPLKEEERKEILQGIQELKEFSLFTIKFAREEVFPKYLDAVKVLGVFPSGYLGTVRPSDGALELYDGELRLMDQNGEYDQFKYSEYMNYIGEHTEPWSYLKFPYAKKWGDLKLDENDPVGVYRANTLARINVCDQMATPKAQEELDIFRKEFGRPTHLTLLYHWARLIELVQACERAEELLNDPEITGREIRCQDIQPRAGEGVGCVEAPRGTLIHHYQTDDNGFVTMANLIVGTTHNNAPMNLSVRQAAKAVIKDGNYDQGLLNRVEMAIRAYDPUMSCATHRLDGGVNVELKVLDSSGNVLDTMGT; encoded by the coding sequence ATGGGTAAGACACTGAATATAGCTCCCATAACCCGCATAGAGGGGCATGCCAGCGTGGCTGTGCACCTGGATGATACCGGAAATGTTTCCGATGCCAGGCTGCATGTACTCTCCCTGCGCGGGTTTGAACAATTTGTACTGGGCCGTCCCGTAGAGGAAGTGCCCAGGATCGTAAACCGCATCTGCGGGATCTGCCCCTGGCAGCATCACCTGGCCTCCAACAAGGCTGCAGATGAATGTCTGGGGCTGGAACTGCCTCCCACGGGCAGAAAGCTAAGGGAACTGTGCCAGATGATGGCCTACATCCCGGACAAGATCCTGCATTTTTACTTCCTTGCTGCCCCGGATTTTGTCCTGGGACCTGACTCGGACTATTCCGTGCGCAATGTGGTGGGCATCGTGGGGGCCAATCCTGAGCTGGCTAAAAAGGTAGTGCACATGCGCTACAAGGGACAGATGATGCTGGAAAAGTTCGCCGGCAAGGTCATTCATCCCATTGCAGGTGTGGTGGGCGGTTTTTCCAAGCCCCTCAAGGAAGAGGAGCGAAAAGAGATCCTGCAAGGCATCCAGGAACTCAAAGAGTTCAGCCTGTTCACCATCAAGTTTGCCCGGGAAGAGGTCTTTCCCAAGTACCTGGATGCAGTCAAGGTCCTGGGAGTATTTCCTTCCGGCTACCTGGGCACTGTTCGTCCATCTGACGGAGCCCTGGAACTGTATGATGGAGAACTGAGGCTCATGGACCAGAATGGTGAGTATGACCAGTTCAAGTACTCCGAGTATATGAATTACATTGGCGAACATACCGAGCCATGGTCCTATCTCAAGTTCCCTTACGCCAAGAAATGGGGAGACCTCAAACTGGACGAGAACGACCCCGTGGGTGTGTACCGGGCCAATACCCTGGCCCGCATCAATGTCTGCGACCAGATGGCCACTCCCAAGGCCCAGGAGGAACTGGACATCTTCCGCAAGGAATTCGGACGTCCCACGCACCTGACCCTTCTTTACCACTGGGCCAGGCTCATCGAACTGGTTCAGGCCTGCGAGCGGGCTGAGGAGCTGTTAAACGACCCTGAAATCACCGGCCGGGAGATCAGGTGTCAGGATATTCAACCCAGAGCAGGCGAAGGAGTCGGCTGTGTGGAAGCCCCCAGGGGCACCCTTATTCACCACTACCAGACAGACGACAATGGCTTTGTGACTATGGCCAACCTGATTGTGGGCACCACTCACAACAATGCGCCCATGAACCTCTCGGTGCGTCAGGCGGCCAAGGCGGTAATCAAGGACGGAAACTACGATCAGGGTCTTTTGAACCGGGTGGAGATGGCCATACGCGCCTACGACCCGTGAATGAGCTGTGCTACTCACCGCCTGGATGGCGGCGTAAACGTAGAGCTCAAGGTTCTGGATTCCAGCGGCAACGTCCTGGATACAATGGGGACATAA
- a CDS encoding methyl viologen-reducing hydrogenase yields the protein MTKVTVAEEWLNACAGCEIAILNVGDVLVDLLVNNLDFVHIPVILDKKYFGQTGEEEHLSIPEAVVGIVSGGVRNEEHKEVLLEMRKKCQILIALGTCATDGGIPAMINMYSDEELKKFTYKDSPTTDPADYPTEHIPPLLDQCYALDELVKVDLYLPGCPPHPDWIAGAVLALLEGKTEYRMPEKSVCDACPTIRESKKGLADIKRMLSAPEFDPEKPLDEMRCLLEQGFLCLGPVTGVGCGGKEGAPRCISARVPCRGCYGPVRKGAKPLVDYMGALASVGFDPNKMPDRRGYLARFSGAHGTLKRPVRR from the coding sequence ATGACCAAGGTAACAGTAGCCGAAGAATGGCTGAATGCCTGTGCCGGCTGTGAAATAGCCATATTGAACGTGGGCGATGTCCTGGTGGATCTGCTGGTAAACAACCTGGATTTTGTGCATATACCGGTCATCCTGGATAAGAAGTATTTCGGGCAGACCGGTGAGGAAGAGCATCTGAGCATCCCCGAGGCGGTGGTGGGCATCGTCTCCGGCGGGGTCAGAAACGAGGAGCACAAAGAAGTTCTGCTGGAGATGCGCAAGAAATGCCAGATCCTTATAGCTTTGGGGACCTGTGCCACTGACGGCGGGATCCCGGCAATGATCAACATGTATTCCGATGAGGAACTAAAAAAGTTCACCTACAAGGATTCACCTACAACCGATCCTGCGGACTACCCAACAGAGCATATTCCACCTCTTCTGGATCAGTGTTATGCCCTGGATGAACTGGTCAAGGTGGACCTGTACCTGCCAGGATGCCCGCCGCATCCGGACTGGATCGCCGGGGCCGTCCTGGCCCTTCTGGAAGGCAAGACCGAATACCGGATGCCGGAAAAGTCTGTCTGTGATGCCTGTCCCACCATAAGAGAAAGCAAGAAGGGTCTTGCAGACATAAAGCGCATGCTGTCCGCCCCGGAATTCGACCCGGAAAAGCCCCTGGACGAGATGCGCTGCCTGCTGGAGCAGGGCTTTCTGTGCCTGGGACCTGTCACTGGAGTAGGATGCGGAGGCAAAGAAGGGGCTCCCAGGTGCATTTCCGCCAGGGTGCCCTGCCGGGGATGCTACGGTCCTGTGAGAAAAGGTGCCAAGCCTCTGGTGGATTATATGGGGGCCCTGGCTTCTGTGGGGTTTGATCCAAACAAGATGCCGGACCGCCGGGGATACCTGGCCCGTTTTTCCGGGGCCCACGGCACACTCAAAAGACCCGTTAGGAGGTAG
- a CDS encoding hydrogenase iron-sulfur subunit, whose protein sequence is MAEHKEPVIVGFLCNWCAYAGADLAGVSRLQYPPNMRAIRVMCSGMVHPNLVVEALEKGADGVLVLGUHLGECHYLDGNHKAYARAQAIKLVLEDLDIDPERFRLDWVSSAEAPRFAKVVNEFTDKIKSLGPNPLRVSKETQSA, encoded by the coding sequence ATGGCTGAACATAAAGAACCTGTCATTGTGGGATTTCTCTGCAACTGGTGCGCTTATGCCGGAGCTGACCTGGCCGGCGTGTCCAGGCTGCAGTATCCGCCCAACATGCGTGCCATCAGGGTCATGTGCTCCGGGATGGTGCATCCCAACCTGGTGGTGGAGGCCCTGGAAAAAGGCGCCGACGGCGTCCTGGTCCTGGGCTGACACCTTGGTGAATGTCATTACCTGGATGGTAATCACAAGGCATACGCCAGGGCCCAGGCCATAAAGCTGGTATTGGAAGACCTGGACATTGATCCCGAGAGGTTCAGGCTGGACTGGGTATCTTCAGCAGAGGCACCAAGGTTCGCCAAGGTGGTCAATGAATTTACCGATAAAATCAAGTCCCTGGGGCCCAATCCCCTGCGGGTCAGCAAGGAAACCCAGAGCGCATAG
- a CDS encoding FAD-dependent oxidoreductase, with the protein MSAEKVGAVMVVGGGIAGIQSALDLADAGYYVYLLEKSSGIGGAMAQLDKTFPTNDCAMUIISPKLVECGRHLNIELLTLAEVEGISGREGNFSVKVRQKPRIIDMDKCIACNLCAEKCPKKVPDEFNEGLDKRKSAYIKYGQTVPLKYAIEKETCIFFVKGGNKGEKGKGKCRACEKYCPTGAIDLDQDFQDEIKEINVGSVILTPGFKPFDPSAFDTYAYSQFKDVVTSMEYERLLSSNGPCMGHLTRPSDGSEPKKIAWLQCVGSRNINKCDNGYCSSVCCMYAIKQSMVTAEHTTGDTDQAIFYMDIRTHGKEFDKYFEQAKENGVRFVQSRIHTVYPGQDGCGVKVEYFNDQTGERVKEEFDLLVLSVGLENSKSSVDLAEVLGVELDKYKFADSSSFTPSATNVPGIYASGCYQGPKDIPQSVTDASCAAASASISLSSQRGSLTQERTFPPEKEVSGEEPRVGVFVCSCGINIAGTIDVNELVEYSKSLPNVVMVENNLFSCSQDTQVMLKDKIQEHNLNRVVVAACTPRTHEPLFRETMKDAGLNEYLFEMANIRNQNSWVHGKEPEKALDKAKDQVRMAVVKASMLQPLEHLSVNVNQSALVVGGGLSGMVSALGLADQGYETILLEKADKLGGNAWNLASTWRGEQIKPYLEELISRVENHSSIKVYKNAQLKTNKGAVGDFVSEIEVNGEKKAIKYGIAVVCTGGQEHKPQEYLYGQDERVFTHLEFDREMSEHAPALDKAKGAVFIQCVGSREPDRPYCSRVCCTHTMHSAIKLKKANPKMPVYVLYRDIRTYGAREDLYKEARELGVIFIQYELDNKPRVSKDGDDLVVMARDHILYRDVEIRPSYLVLASAVVPTEHKELVELYKCGLNSEGFLQEAHAKLRPVDMSVDGMFLAGLCHYPKPVDECIAQAQAAVSRASTILSRSVMPLDSIKSFVTENCDGCAICVDTCPYGAIGLTDYDVEGVQHKKIETNKALCKGCGICEATCPKQGVFVHGFTNEQLRAQVHAVLENV; encoded by the coding sequence ATGAGCGCGGAAAAAGTAGGCGCGGTCATGGTTGTCGGCGGAGGAATCGCTGGTATCCAGTCAGCCCTGGACCTGGCTGACGCTGGATACTATGTCTATCTGTTGGAGAAGTCTTCCGGTATAGGCGGGGCCATGGCCCAGCTGGACAAGACTTTTCCCACCAACGATTGTGCAATGTGAATTATTTCGCCTAAACTGGTCGAGTGCGGTCGGCACTTGAATATCGAGCTTTTGACCCTGGCCGAGGTGGAAGGAATCAGCGGCCGGGAAGGCAACTTCAGCGTCAAGGTGCGCCAGAAGCCGCGCATTATTGACATGGACAAATGTATAGCCTGTAACCTGTGTGCGGAAAAGTGTCCCAAGAAAGTTCCGGACGAGTTCAACGAGGGGCTGGACAAGCGCAAGTCGGCATACATCAAGTACGGGCAGACCGTACCCTTGAAGTACGCCATTGAAAAGGAGACATGTATCTTTTTTGTCAAGGGCGGCAACAAGGGCGAAAAAGGCAAGGGCAAATGCCGGGCCTGTGAAAAGTACTGCCCCACCGGGGCCATTGATCTGGACCAGGATTTCCAGGACGAAATCAAGGAAATAAACGTCGGTTCGGTCATTTTGACCCCGGGATTCAAGCCCTTTGACCCTTCCGCCTTTGATACCTATGCCTATTCCCAGTTCAAGGACGTGGTCACCAGCATGGAATATGAGAGGCTTCTCTCTTCCAACGGTCCATGCATGGGACATCTCACCCGGCCTTCCGACGGCAGCGAGCCCAAGAAGATAGCCTGGCTGCAGTGCGTAGGCTCCAGAAACATCAATAAATGCGACAACGGCTACTGTTCCTCGGTCTGCTGCATGTACGCCATCAAGCAGTCCATGGTAACGGCGGAGCATACCACCGGAGATACGGACCAGGCCATTTTCTACATGGATATCCGTACCCACGGCAAGGAGTTTGACAAGTACTTTGAGCAGGCCAAAGAAAACGGTGTGCGTTTTGTCCAGAGCCGTATCCACACAGTTTATCCCGGACAGGACGGCTGCGGGGTAAAGGTGGAGTACTTCAACGACCAGACCGGGGAGAGGGTCAAGGAGGAGTTTGACCTCCTGGTTCTGTCGGTTGGGCTGGAAAATTCCAAAAGTTCCGTTGACCTGGCAGAGGTGCTGGGAGTGGAGCTGGACAAGTATAAATTCGCGGACAGTTCCAGTTTTACCCCGTCAGCCACCAACGTCCCCGGCATTTATGCCAGTGGATGTTACCAGGGACCCAAGGATATCCCCCAGTCGGTAACCGATGCCTCCTGCGCCGCTGCTTCGGCTTCCATATCCCTTAGCAGTCAGCGCGGAAGCCTGACCCAGGAAAGAACATTCCCACCGGAAAAAGAAGTGTCCGGAGAAGAGCCCAGGGTGGGCGTCTTTGTGTGCTCCTGCGGCATCAATATCGCCGGCACCATAGATGTCAACGAGCTGGTGGAATATTCCAAGTCTCTGCCCAACGTGGTCATGGTGGAAAACAATCTCTTTTCCTGCTCCCAGGATACCCAGGTCATGCTCAAGGACAAGATCCAGGAGCACAACCTGAACAGAGTGGTGGTGGCGGCCTGTACTCCCAGGACCCACGAGCCTCTTTTCCGGGAGACCATGAAGGATGCCGGGCTTAATGAGTATCTGTTTGAAATGGCCAACATCCGCAACCAGAACAGCTGGGTGCACGGCAAGGAGCCTGAAAAGGCCCTGGACAAGGCCAAGGACCAGGTACGCATGGCAGTGGTCAAGGCCTCCATGCTCCAGCCCCTGGAGCACCTCTCGGTAAACGTCAACCAGAGCGCGCTGGTTGTTGGAGGCGGTCTCTCAGGCATGGTCAGCGCCCTGGGACTGGCTGACCAGGGATATGAGACCATCCTGCTGGAAAAGGCGGACAAGCTGGGCGGCAACGCCTGGAACCTGGCCTCCACCTGGCGCGGGGAACAGATAAAGCCCTATCTGGAAGAGCTCATTTCCAGGGTAGAAAACCACTCCAGTATAAAAGTATATAAAAACGCCCAGCTCAAGACCAATAAGGGCGCTGTGGGCGATTTTGTAAGTGAGATAGAAGTAAACGGCGAGAAAAAGGCCATAAAGTACGGCATAGCTGTCGTCTGCACCGGGGGCCAGGAACACAAACCCCAGGAATACCTCTATGGCCAGGATGAACGGGTCTTTACCCACCTGGAATTCGACCGGGAGATGTCCGAGCACGCACCAGCCCTGGACAAGGCCAAAGGGGCCGTTTTTATTCAGTGCGTGGGATCACGGGAGCCGGACAGGCCCTACTGCAGCCGGGTGTGCTGCACACACACCATGCATTCGGCCATCAAGCTGAAGAAAGCCAACCCCAAAATGCCGGTATATGTTCTTTACCGGGATATCAGGACTTACGGTGCCCGGGAGGACCTGTACAAAGAGGCCCGGGAACTGGGGGTCATCTTCATCCAGTACGAACTGGACAACAAGCCCAGAGTCAGCAAGGACGGGGACGACCTGGTGGTGATGGCCAGGGACCACATCCTGTACCGGGACGTGGAAATAAGGCCCAGCTACCTGGTGCTGGCTTCAGCAGTGGTACCTACAGAACACAAAGAACTGGTGGAACTCTACAAGTGCGGACTCAACAGCGAGGGATTTCTCCAGGAGGCCCACGCCAAGTTAAGGCCCGTGGACATGAGCGTGGACGGTATGTTCCTGGCTGGACTTTGCCACTACCCCAAGCCTGTGGACGAGTGCATTGCCCAGGCCCAGGCCGCAGTGTCCAGGGCATCCACAATCCTGTCCAGGTCAGTAATGCCCCTGGACTCCATCAAGTCCTTTGTTACGGAAAATTGTGACGGTTGCGCCATATGCGTGGACACCTGCCCTTACGGGGCCATCGGTCTGACAGACTACGATGTGGAGGGTGTTCAGCACAAGAAAATCGAAACCAACAAGGCCCTGTGCAAGGGTTGCGGCATCTGTGAAGCCACCTGCCCCAAGCAGGGAGTGTTTGTGCACGGTTTTACCAATGAGCAGCTCAGGGCACAGGTACATGCTGTCCTGGAAAATGTCTAA
- a CDS encoding septal ring lytic transglycosylase RlpA family protein: protein MKRSFFGYLVIFFIISAVALTAACSPRKVSPPTPPPRIEEPEREPVRPEPPEEKLDRARKYTVLGQTYIPLSSSEGFEEEGIASWYGPKFHGKKTASGEVYNMYEISSAHRILPMHTKVEVTNLENDKSIRLRINDRGPFVDDRIIDLSMAAAKELDMIGPGTAPVRVKAVGSAPRDELPGTFYVQVGSFTTRENAENKKGRVQEKGYSETRLQKNDSGGQTVWRVQAGRFENVGQAEKARDSLRESYPEAFIIAD, encoded by the coding sequence ATGAAAAGATCTTTTTTCGGTTACCTGGTCATATTTTTTATCATTTCAGCAGTAGCTCTGACTGCGGCGTGTTCCCCGCGCAAGGTCTCTCCGCCCACCCCACCCCCCAGGATTGAAGAACCCGAGAGAGAACCAGTCAGACCGGAACCCCCGGAAGAAAAGCTGGACAGGGCCCGCAAATACACAGTCCTGGGACAGACCTACATCCCTTTGTCCTCATCGGAAGGTTTTGAAGAGGAGGGTATTGCTTCCTGGTACGGACCCAAGTTTCACGGCAAAAAAACCGCCAGCGGAGAAGTCTACAATATGTACGAAATAAGTTCAGCCCACAGAATCCTGCCTATGCATACAAAGGTGGAGGTGACCAATCTGGAAAACGATAAAAGCATCCGGCTCAGGATTAATGATCGCGGTCCTTTTGTAGACGACCGCATCATAGACCTTTCCATGGCAGCGGCCAAAGAACTGGATATGATAGGGCCGGGCACTGCCCCGGTGAGGGTCAAGGCTGTGGGCAGCGCCCCCAGGGATGAGTTGCCCGGCACTTTCTATGTTCAGGTGGGGTCCTTTACCACCAGAGAAAACGCCGAAAACAAAAAGGGCCGGGTTCAGGAAAAGGGATACAGCGAGACACGCCTGCAGAAAAATGATTCCGGCGGCCAGACCGTGTGGCGTGTACAGGCCGGTCGTTTCGAAAACGTCGGCCAGGCGGAAAAAGCCAGGGACAGCCTCAGGGAAAGCTACCCGGAAGCCTTCATCATTGCTGATTGA
- a CDS encoding integration host factor subunit alpha, whose product MVNTLTKSDLVDRVYEQSDRKRAEVKGQIEHLLDIIKQAIKKDHSLLISGFGKFETYDKKPRKGRNPQTSEAIILPGRKVVVFRLSRKFRSEINQQ is encoded by the coding sequence ATGGTCAACACCCTAACCAAGTCGGATCTGGTGGACAGGGTATACGAGCAAAGCGACCGAAAGCGTGCAGAGGTCAAAGGGCAGATAGAGCATCTGCTGGATATCATCAAGCAGGCCATAAAAAAAGACCATTCCCTGCTCATAAGCGGTTTCGGCAAGTTCGAGACCTACGACAAGAAGCCCAGAAAGGGCCGCAACCCTCAGACCAGCGAGGCTATAATTCTTCCCGGGCGGAAAGTAGTGGTTTTCAGATTGTCGCGTAAATTCCGCTCAGAGATCAATCAGCAATGA
- a CDS encoding HIT family protein: MQDCIFCKIVRGEIPSAKVYENDSVLCFLDVAPAVRGHSLVIPREHVENILEIPEDMAAHLHEAIRRVGRGIIQGLKADGFNVGMNNFQAAGQVVMHAHWHLIPRFHGDGLQLWPQYKYDNNEEMQDFARKISSAIS, encoded by the coding sequence ATGCAGGATTGCATTTTCTGTAAAATAGTCCGCGGAGAAATCCCCAGTGCAAAGGTTTATGAAAACGACTCAGTCCTTTGTTTTCTTGATGTTGCTCCTGCTGTCAGGGGGCACAGCCTGGTAATTCCCAGGGAGCACGTAGAAAATATCCTGGAAATACCTGAAGATATGGCAGCCCATTTGCACGAAGCAATCCGCAGGGTGGGCCGGGGTATTATTCAGGGTCTAAAGGCCGACGGGTTCAATGTCGGCATGAACAACTTCCAGGCCGCGGGACAGGTGGTAATGCATGCCCACTGGCATTTGATCCCCCGTTTTCACGGAGACGGCCTGCAGCTCTGGCCTCAGTACAAGTATGATAATAATGAAGAGATGCAGGATTTTGCCCGGAAAATCTCTTCGGCTATTTCATAG
- a CDS encoding elongator complex protein 3, producing MSLTRLYFKHPEPDSSRQRLYPVFLPFSGCPFKCIYCSQEAQTGQQPTPHEVQVQRIHQDICTLFKKKPEPFSLGFFGGTFTALPAATQKLFLKTALELRRAGAVSHIRCSTRPDCIDQGRIRLLRDYGVDMVELGIQSFDSRVLSLSKRGYGGEEALDASMRIKQNSLELGIQLMPGLPGSDSASFARDLQATAEMQPAVVRLYPCLVLEDTLLARQWSRGEYRPWPLNTTLALVSNALLRMWLAGIPVIRTGLAPEGSLLPRIKAGPWHPALGAICRGRALGAYVTAMASRLGAGGPLQVLVPQRYISDFWGHGKENEKLYQRSKIFRKNVDTWDHELFMLAGCAPQLP from the coding sequence ATGAGCCTCACCAGATTATATTTCAAACACCCTGAGCCGGACAGCTCCAGACAACGCCTCTACCCTGTGTTTCTGCCTTTTTCCGGATGCCCCTTCAAATGCATTTACTGCTCCCAGGAGGCTCAGACCGGACAACAGCCAACGCCCCATGAAGTGCAGGTCCAAAGAATCCATCAGGATATATGCACACTGTTTAAAAAAAAACCGGAGCCTTTTTCCCTGGGCTTTTTCGGAGGGACCTTTACAGCCCTTCCTGCAGCCACACAAAAACTTTTTCTTAAAACAGCCCTGGAACTAAGGAGGGCGGGAGCAGTAAGCCATATTCGCTGTTCCACCAGGCCTGACTGCATAGATCAAGGCCGGATCAGGTTACTTAGGGACTACGGGGTGGACATGGTGGAACTGGGGATACAAAGTTTTGACAGCCGGGTACTGTCTCTTTCAAAAAGGGGATATGGCGGTGAAGAGGCCCTGGACGCCTCGATGCGGATAAAACAAAATTCTCTGGAGCTTGGAATTCAGTTGATGCCGGGGTTGCCCGGATCAGACTCCGCAAGCTTTGCAAGGGACCTGCAGGCTACAGCAGAGATGCAGCCAGCTGTAGTCCGGCTGTACCCCTGCCTTGTACTGGAAGATACTTTGCTGGCCCGGCAATGGTCCAGGGGTGAATACAGGCCCTGGCCCTTAAACACCACTCTGGCCCTGGTTTCCAATGCCCTGCTCAGGATGTGGCTGGCCGGGATACCGGTAATCAGAACCGGCCTGGCCCCGGAAGGCTCACTTCTGCCCCGGATAAAGGCCGGACCCTGGCATCCCGCCCTGGGGGCCATATGCCGGGGCAGGGCCCTGGGTGCATACGTGACCGCCATGGCCTCGAGACTTGGTGCAGGAGGCCCCCTGCAGGTTCTCGTTCCCCAAAGGTATATAAGTGATTTCTGGGGACATGGAAAAGAAAACGAAAAACTCTATCAGCGCAGTAAAATTTTCAGGAAAAACGTGGACACCTGGGATCATGAACTGTTCATGCTGGCCGGATGTGCACCTCAGTTGCCCTGA